In the Klebsiella aerogenes KCTC 2190 genome, one interval contains:
- a CDS encoding aromatic amino acid transport family protein has protein sequence MKGTNFPLRGTSLMVATIIGGGMFALPVAFVHVWFIKGLLILSVTGILMLITGLILVDITMRFPSGASFHTFTHTLLGPVASVFIGVAFCFVLYLLTYAYISGAASILWDLLPPDIAGRSWLPIILLSLTTSLILWAGGRLPGILLSGLIAAKFTLFLLLFAGAAGGVKVLRLFDFPGSPPLQYYLPIVPVCVIAFGFHGSVPSLTRMYRGDNHRAVLRSLYYGFAISLTVYAFWLTLTMGALTPQAIRNVSDEGGNIGAFITALNIHRTTSATSLILVAFGCIAVLASLMSASIGLSDYLEDTLNKINCQCSRPLAIFLTYFPPALACIIAPQGFLSALSYAGISLVLWSIILPPYLLIKARRSTLPLVYNFPGNNFLLKIIIVIGVIVWLLIIYSFL, from the coding sequence ATGAAAGGAACAAATTTCCCGCTACGGGGAACGTCTCTTATGGTGGCGACCATTATCGGTGGAGGCATGTTCGCGTTGCCGGTTGCTTTCGTCCACGTGTGGTTCATAAAGGGCCTTCTGATCCTGTCGGTAACAGGCATATTGATGCTGATCACAGGGTTGATCCTCGTTGACATTACGATGCGCTTTCCTTCTGGAGCTAGTTTTCATACCTTCACCCATACCCTGCTCGGACCTGTTGCCAGCGTTTTCATTGGCGTGGCTTTCTGTTTCGTACTCTATTTACTAACCTACGCGTACATATCAGGCGCAGCATCAATATTGTGGGATCTCCTTCCTCCCGATATTGCAGGCCGCAGCTGGCTGCCAATCATTTTGTTGTCGCTAACGACCTCGCTGATTCTGTGGGCAGGTGGCAGATTGCCCGGTATCCTCCTCTCCGGCCTTATCGCCGCCAAATTCACCCTTTTTCTCCTGCTGTTCGCCGGTGCCGCAGGAGGCGTAAAAGTGCTCAGATTATTCGACTTCCCCGGCAGCCCCCCGCTACAGTATTATCTACCGATCGTACCGGTCTGCGTTATCGCTTTTGGATTTCATGGCAGCGTTCCCTCTCTGACAAGAATGTACCGGGGGGATAATCATCGTGCGGTCCTCCGCTCTCTCTATTACGGTTTCGCCATTTCGTTAACTGTCTACGCCTTCTGGCTGACGCTCACGATGGGCGCGCTCACGCCTCAGGCTATCCGGAATGTCAGCGATGAAGGCGGGAATATTGGCGCCTTTATTACGGCCCTCAATATCCACCGGACCACCTCAGCTACCAGTCTGATACTGGTCGCATTTGGCTGTATTGCCGTTTTAGCTTCACTGATGTCGGCTTCAATCGGCTTAAGTGATTATCTTGAGGATACACTGAACAAAATTAACTGTCAGTGCTCACGCCCGCTGGCAATATTTCTGACTTATTTTCCTCCTGCATTGGCCTGTATTATTGCTCCGCAAGGTTTTTTGTCTGCCTTGTCCTATGCAGGTATATCACTGGTATTATGGAGTATTATACTCCCCCCTTATTTACTCATCAAAGCCAGGCGTTCCACTCTACCTCTGGTATACAACTTCCCGGGAAATAATTTCCTCCTGAAAATAATTATTGTGATCGGAGTCATAGTCTGGCTATTAATTATTTACTCTTTTCTTTAA
- a CDS encoding MFS transporter, whose amino-acid sequence MYRIYLYLILAASVSALATDMIVPALPLLQKAFNTDYSAIQLTISGFLVIYAASQLLSGFLGERLGKLRILTASFLLFLAGSLLCFMSDSLEMLLAGRALQALGAGAGPVLSKAIAKETFSTLTLKRALSDISSASAVVPLIAPLAGAAILGYLSWNTIFLVMALFSVVTLLLSPRRLVHHDVATVSSSSGFIAPAFIQGTLLVSLILSSLFCYISLSPAIFMQQLGLSTIHYSLLFSASVLFFIIGNQLAKFERIINPWFLFGINALSVLPFIIGSHSLILCIAGSMVFNLTLGAYYPSANFIALQIKGTKTGIAASVTGFIQTVSAGAISYFAVKLTDTGMGFDRTLGMSTLTLAILSLLVVTTMKVTQWKTGKKGK is encoded by the coding sequence ATGTACAGGATATACTTATATCTTATTCTCGCCGCATCGGTTTCCGCACTGGCGACAGATATGATCGTTCCAGCGCTGCCCTTGTTACAAAAAGCGTTTAATACCGATTATTCAGCTATACAGTTAACCATTAGTGGTTTTCTGGTGATATACGCGGCTAGTCAGTTACTGTCAGGATTTCTCGGTGAAAGGCTGGGTAAATTACGAATACTGACGGCCAGCTTTTTGCTCTTCCTGGCGGGAAGTCTCCTCTGCTTTATGTCCGACAGCTTAGAGATGTTGTTGGCCGGCAGGGCATTACAGGCTCTGGGTGCCGGCGCCGGGCCGGTTCTGTCCAAAGCCATCGCCAAAGAGACGTTTTCCACATTAACACTCAAGCGCGCGCTTTCCGATATTTCTTCCGCCAGTGCAGTCGTCCCTCTCATTGCGCCACTGGCTGGCGCCGCAATCCTCGGCTATCTGAGCTGGAACACGATATTCCTTGTCATGGCCCTGTTTAGCGTCGTCACCCTTCTGCTCTCTCCGCGTCGCCTCGTGCATCATGACGTGGCTACAGTATCCTCATCTTCCGGTTTTATCGCCCCGGCATTTATTCAGGGAACGCTGCTGGTTTCGCTGATCCTGAGTTCGCTGTTTTGCTATATCTCACTGTCGCCGGCCATCTTTATGCAGCAGCTTGGGCTAAGCACCATACACTACTCGCTGCTGTTCTCTGCTTCCGTATTATTTTTTATTATTGGTAATCAGCTCGCAAAATTCGAGCGAATAATTAATCCGTGGTTTTTGTTTGGCATTAATGCACTGTCGGTCTTACCCTTTATTATCGGTAGCCACTCGCTGATATTGTGCATCGCCGGATCGATGGTTTTCAACCTCACGCTTGGCGCCTATTACCCGAGCGCGAACTTCATCGCCCTGCAAATCAAAGGGACAAAAACAGGTATTGCGGCTTCTGTCACCGGATTTATTCAAACGGTGAGTGCCGGTGCCATCAGCTATTTCGCCGTAAAACTGACGGATACCGGTATGGGTTTTGACAGAACCCTCGGCATGAGCACGTTAACACTGGCAATTTTATCTCTTCTGGTAGTCACTACAATGAAGGTAACACAATGGAAAACTGGCAAAAAAGGAAAATAG
- a CDS encoding aminotransferase class I/II-fold pyridoxal phosphate-dependent enzyme, translating into MENWQKRKIDRSLKYQTRVFSEHINELVAVKREGKVITLDDGKKMVEFVSCSYLGLETHPALKKAVVDAIERFGVQVSVARTRVKVDLFPQLEARLNEIMHGAHTLTFNAVTPCHIAVLPLLASGALPHFTFSKKPYFIMEKTAHATLQINRGLLQQFGEVVRIDFQDKTRIEEAFRYAASQGLTPISVSDSVGSMGGVAPVAHIVRLVHQYDGFAYIDDAHGTSIYGDYGSGYVMSCLNHLLDERIIIAGSLSKAFGSHGGFIACREAETINFIKTYGTTYAFGGPPSLPGIAACVAAADLHLDGTVTARQEKLQNVIRYFDEVFGGIEIVNRGTTMPIRGILIGNEDLAITMCKKLHDRGFATTVAMYPTVEEGHAILRCALSALHESGQIDDFHKNFSESLAEATK; encoded by the coding sequence ATGGAAAACTGGCAAAAAAGGAAAATAGACAGGTCATTAAAATATCAGACCAGGGTATTTTCCGAACATATTAACGAACTGGTCGCAGTAAAAAGGGAAGGTAAGGTCATTACCCTAGACGATGGCAAAAAAATGGTGGAATTTGTCTCATGCTCTTACCTTGGGCTGGAGACCCACCCGGCGCTGAAAAAAGCGGTTGTCGATGCCATTGAACGTTTTGGAGTTCAGGTTTCTGTCGCAAGAACGCGGGTTAAAGTCGATCTCTTTCCGCAGCTGGAAGCGCGTCTGAACGAAATCATGCATGGGGCTCATACCCTCACGTTCAACGCGGTGACTCCCTGCCATATCGCGGTGCTGCCGCTGCTGGCATCCGGGGCGTTGCCGCATTTTACGTTCAGTAAAAAACCGTACTTTATTATGGAGAAGACCGCGCACGCGACGTTGCAGATCAACCGCGGACTCTTACAGCAGTTTGGCGAAGTCGTCAGAATTGATTTCCAGGACAAGACGCGGATTGAAGAGGCTTTTCGCTATGCGGCCAGCCAGGGACTGACACCGATCTCGGTATCAGATAGCGTAGGCTCAATGGGTGGTGTCGCCCCTGTCGCACATATCGTCCGCCTGGTGCATCAGTATGACGGCTTCGCCTATATTGACGATGCGCACGGCACCTCGATCTACGGGGATTATGGTTCGGGATATGTCATGTCATGCCTCAACCATCTGCTTGACGAGCGTATTATTATCGCCGGATCGCTGTCCAAAGCTTTTGGCTCACACGGCGGATTTATCGCCTGTCGGGAAGCTGAGACCATCAACTTTATTAAAACCTACGGTACTACCTACGCCTTTGGAGGACCACCGTCATTACCGGGGATTGCCGCATGCGTCGCCGCAGCCGATCTCCACCTGGACGGCACCGTCACAGCCCGTCAGGAGAAGCTACAGAACGTCATTCGTTATTTTGACGAAGTGTTCGGCGGGATCGAGATAGTAAACAGGGGGACAACAATGCCGATTCGGGGGATCCTGATAGGTAACGAAGACCTCGCCATTACGATGTGCAAAAAACTGCACGATCGCGGCTTCGCCACGACAGTGGCGATGTATCCAACCGTTGAGGAAGGACACGCCATTCTGCGTTGCGCATTGTCAGCGCTTCATGAGAGCGGGCAAATCGACGACTTCCATAAAAACTTCAGCGAATCACTGGCTGAAGCTACAAAATAA